One genomic region from Streptomyces sp. NBC_00582 encodes:
- a CDS encoding SWIM zinc finger family protein encodes MTQQEVRRTTEQAPAPAPDSASRKAGSKLGAAGAWSGAGRSREGAVWGVCGGDGASYRTVVDPAGPPAAHGPAYDCTCPSRTSPCEHVRGLLLRSAGEEVVPVGPAPDWAEQWIAGRRGRAREKGEADPAGPRSGVADPEAARRRAERRAERITAGATELERRLADLLRSGLASAEQAGHEGWEETAARMVDAQAPGLAARVRELGAIPGSGPDWPVRLLEECALLHLLDRGWLHRERLPEALAATVRSRVGLTARPAGPPLRDHWLVLAQTDTPDPRLTTRRIWLHGIASGRTALVLSYGAAGRAPDLALPVGLALDAELSAYPDAGRRRAALGERFAPPAPTTARPPGMTTTEAAALYGASLRDDPWQESVPVTLDDVIPTPDGTSWQLADVDGDTALPLTATAAARPGLWRLVALSGGAPVKVFGECGHRGFTPLTAWPSGPGEAVHL; translated from the coding sequence ATGACTCAGCAGGAGGTGCGCCGGACCACGGAGCAGGCGCCGGCCCCGGCGCCTGACTCCGCGTCACGCAAAGCGGGCAGCAAACTCGGCGCGGCCGGCGCCTGGTCGGGTGCGGGCCGCTCGCGGGAGGGGGCGGTGTGGGGGGTGTGCGGCGGCGACGGCGCGTCGTACCGCACGGTCGTCGACCCGGCGGGGCCGCCCGCCGCCCATGGCCCGGCGTACGACTGCACCTGCCCGAGCCGCACGTCCCCGTGCGAGCACGTGCGCGGGCTGCTGCTCCGGTCGGCCGGGGAGGAGGTCGTTCCGGTGGGGCCGGCGCCGGACTGGGCCGAGCAGTGGATCGCGGGGCGGCGCGGGCGGGCGCGGGAGAAAGGGGAGGCGGACCCGGCGGGTCCCCGTTCCGGCGTGGCCGATCCGGAGGCGGCGCGCCGCAGGGCGGAGCGGCGCGCCGAGCGGATCACCGCGGGCGCGACGGAGCTGGAGCGGCGCCTGGCCGACCTCCTGCGCTCCGGCCTCGCCTCGGCCGAGCAGGCGGGCCATGAGGGGTGGGAGGAGACGGCGGCCCGCATGGTCGACGCCCAGGCCCCCGGACTGGCGGCGCGGGTCCGGGAGTTGGGGGCGATCCCGGGTTCCGGCCCCGACTGGCCGGTGCGGCTGCTGGAGGAGTGCGCCCTGCTCCACCTGCTCGACCGGGGGTGGCTGCACCGCGAGCGGCTCCCGGAGGCCCTGGCGGCCACGGTGCGCTCCCGTGTCGGCCTGACCGCCCGCCCGGCCGGCCCGCCGCTGCGCGACCACTGGCTGGTCCTCGCCCAGACCGACACGCCGGACCCGAGACTGACGACGCGCCGCATCTGGCTGCACGGCATCGCCTCGGGCCGCACCGCCCTCGTCCTGTCCTACGGCGCCGCCGGCCGCGCCCCCGACCTGGCCCTGCCGGTCGGCCTCGCCCTGGACGCGGAGCTGTCCGCCTACCCGGACGCCGGACGGCGACGCGCCGCCCTGGGCGAACGGTTCGCGCCCCCCGCACCTACCACGGCCCGCCCACCCGGTATGACCACGACCGAGGCGGCCGCACTCTACGGCGCGTCGCTGCGCGACGACCCCTGGCAGGAGTCCGTCCCGGTGACCCTGGACGACGTCATACCGACCCCGGACGGCACCTCCTGGCAACTGGCCGACGTCGACGGCGACACGGCCCTGCCGCTCACCGCCACGGCTGCGGCGCGCCCCGGTCTGTGGCGCCTGGTCGCCCTCTCCGGCGGCGCCCCCGTGAAGGTGTTCGGCGAGTGCGGCCACCGGGGTTTCACCCCCCTGACCGCCTGGCCGTCCGGCCCGGGAGAGGCGGTCCACCTGTGA
- a CDS encoding DUF5691 domain-containing protein, whose product MRTTPTSPAPSWDELVTAALLGTDRRTPPGAAPGRTAPAALLDAAAAETVRRRAGLRPGRAAPRPEPAPADPRPTLPAPAARRLALLLADRPGTGGTGRRGTAPDLMELLPQWLAAANARGFAPPAEALPALLDAARGRTDLRAPALRFAGPRALWLARLNPEWRFVLRAAPGGDASLPGPEESGRVEKLWQEGLFAERVALLASLRSRAPDTARALLESTWPTERAEDRLMFLDSLRTGLGERDEPFLEAALADRSRNVRATAAELLSALPGSALAARMAVRAGACVAVDHTGDTPTLVVKAPHECDAGMERDGVASRAPVGRGERSWWLGQLVEAAPLGAWPARLGGRTPEQIVALPVDDDWLGELHAAWCRAAVRQRDAAWSRALLGRPSSPGAGGPGAVSLAERAKLLSTLPVGERAEWVAGFIAAHGLSEAFQLLGVCAVPWAAPLGRAVVDALNIARDAGSYPWSFSGVMGLAERCLDPSEASRLDALLAVPDEPEDASPGAGGYWAEAFQRLGTTLRLRAVMAQELGDAPP is encoded by the coding sequence ATGCGCACGACACCCACGAGTCCCGCCCCCAGCTGGGACGAACTGGTCACCGCGGCTCTCCTGGGCACGGACCGGCGTACGCCCCCCGGTGCCGCCCCCGGCCGGACGGCACCGGCCGCCCTGCTGGACGCGGCGGCCGCCGAGACCGTACGACGCCGTGCCGGGCTGCGTCCGGGCCGCGCCGCACCCCGTCCGGAACCGGCGCCCGCCGATCCGCGCCCCACGTTGCCCGCCCCGGCGGCCCGCAGACTCGCGCTGCTGCTCGCCGACCGCCCCGGCACCGGCGGAACCGGCCGCAGGGGCACGGCACCGGACCTCATGGAGCTGCTGCCGCAGTGGCTGGCGGCGGCGAACGCGCGCGGGTTCGCCCCGCCCGCCGAGGCCCTGCCCGCGCTGCTCGACGCGGCACGCGGGCGTACGGACCTGCGGGCGCCTGCGCTGCGGTTCGCGGGCCCGCGCGCCCTGTGGCTGGCCCGGCTGAACCCGGAGTGGCGTTTCGTGCTGCGCGCCGCGCCGGGCGGGGACGCCTCGCTGCCGGGCCCCGAGGAGAGCGGGAGGGTCGAAAAGCTCTGGCAGGAGGGCCTGTTCGCCGAGCGCGTCGCCCTCCTCGCGTCCCTGCGCTCACGCGCCCCCGACACGGCGCGGGCGCTGCTGGAGTCGACCTGGCCGACGGAGCGCGCGGAGGACCGTCTGATGTTCCTCGACTCGCTGCGCACCGGCCTCGGGGAGCGTGACGAGCCGTTCCTGGAGGCCGCGTTGGCCGACCGCAGCCGCAATGTGCGGGCGACGGCGGCCGAGTTGCTGTCGGCGCTGCCGGGTTCGGCGCTCGCCGCGCGGATGGCGGTGCGGGCCGGGGCGTGCGTGGCCGTCGACCACACCGGCGACACGCCGACCCTCGTCGTAAAGGCGCCCCATGAGTGCGACGCGGGCATGGAGCGCGACGGCGTCGCCTCCAGGGCACCGGTCGGCCGCGGGGAACGGTCGTGGTGGCTCGGCCAGTTGGTGGAGGCGGCCCCGCTCGGCGCCTGGCCGGCGCGACTGGGCGGGCGTACGCCGGAGCAGATCGTCGCGCTTCCGGTGGACGACGACTGGCTGGGCGAACTGCACGCGGCCTGGTGCCGGGCCGCCGTACGGCAGCGGGACGCGGCCTGGTCACGGGCGTTGCTGGGACGGCCGTCCTCACCGGGGGCGGGCGGGCCGGGTGCGGTCTCCCTGGCCGAGCGGGCGAAGCTGCTGAGCACCCTGCCGGTGGGCGAACGGGCGGAGTGGGTCGCCGGGTTCATCGCGGCCCATGGGCTGTCGGAGGCGTTCCAGCTGCTCGGCGTGTGCGCGGTGCCCTGGGCCGCGCCGCTCGGCCGGGCGGTCGTCGACGCCCTCAACATCGCGCGGGACGCGGGGAGTTATCCGTGGAGCTTCAGCGGTGTGATGGGCCTCGCCGAACGCTGTCTGGACCCGTCGGAGGCGTCGCGGCTGGACGCCCTCCTGGCCGTACCCGACGAACCGGAGGACGCGTCGCCCGGAGCCGGGGGCTACTGGGCGGAGGCGTTCCAGCGACTGGGGACGACGCTGCGGCTGAGGGCGGTGATGGCACAGGAGCTGGGAGACGCGCCGCCATGA
- a CDS encoding cobalamin B12-binding domain-containing protein translates to MGVASGAIRVVVAKPGLDGHDRGAKVIARALRDAGMEVVYTGLHQTPEQIVDTAIQEDADAIGLSILSGAHNTLFAAVIDLLREQDAADILVFGGGIIPEADIAPLKERGVAEIFTPGATTASIVEWVRENVGQPTGS, encoded by the coding sequence ATGGGTGTGGCATCGGGTGCGATCCGGGTCGTGGTGGCCAAGCCGGGCCTCGACGGTCACGACCGCGGCGCCAAGGTGATCGCCCGCGCGCTGCGCGACGCCGGCATGGAGGTCGTCTACACCGGGCTCCACCAGACCCCGGAGCAGATCGTCGACACCGCGATCCAGGAGGACGCCGACGCGATCGGGCTGTCCATCCTGTCCGGGGCGCACAACACCCTCTTCGCCGCGGTGATCGACCTGCTCCGGGAGCAGGACGCGGCGGACATCCTCGTCTTCGGCGGGGGGATCATCCCCGAGGCGGACATCGCCCCACTGAAGGAGAGGGGCGTCGCGGAGATCTTCACCCCCGGGGCGACCACGGCGTCGATCGTGGAGTGGGTCCGCGAGAACGTGGGTCAGCCGACCGGGTCCTAG
- a CDS encoding esterase/lipase family protein, which yields MQVTRVLQPFLPLYRRLPDLPPLPYIPGRLAGLSTALLKATVLDLAILAAHLLLYPSGIAQERRRPALPPAENGTSNENGTECPTQLPTPAPLPVVLLHGFIDNRSVFVLLRRSLAQHGRHRVESLNYSPLTCDIRTAAELLGRHIEEICERTGSSRVDVVGHSLGGLIARYYVQRLGGDVRVRTLVTLGTPHAGTKVVPLANAHPIVRQMRPGSEVIEELSRPAPGCRTHFVSFWSDLDHLMDPLETARIDHPDLRALNVQVTGIGHLALPVHPAVATGIRQALDTPETAMDAPADGLTVA from the coding sequence ATGCAGGTCACCAGGGTGCTGCAGCCCTTTCTTCCGCTCTACCGGCGGCTGCCGGACCTTCCGCCCCTTCCGTACATCCCGGGCCGGCTGGCGGGACTCTCCACGGCCCTGCTGAAGGCCACCGTCCTGGACCTCGCGATCCTCGCCGCGCATCTCCTGCTCTACCCCTCCGGCATCGCCCAGGAGCGCCGCCGCCCCGCCCTCCCGCCGGCGGAAAACGGCACGTCGAACGAAAATGGCACCGAGTGCCCCACCCAGCTCCCCACACCGGCCCCGCTCCCGGTCGTCCTGCTGCACGGTTTCATCGACAACCGCTCGGTCTTCGTCCTGCTGCGCCGCAGCCTCGCCCAGCACGGCAGGCACCGCGTGGAGTCGCTGAACTACTCCCCTCTGACCTGCGACATCCGCACCGCGGCCGAACTGCTCGGGCGGCACATAGAGGAGATATGCGAGCGCACCGGCAGCAGCCGGGTCGATGTCGTCGGGCACAGCCTGGGCGGTCTGATCGCCCGCTACTACGTGCAGCGGCTCGGCGGTGACGTCCGGGTCCGCACCCTCGTCACGCTCGGCACCCCGCACGCGGGCACCAAGGTGGTGCCCCTGGCGAACGCGCACCCGATCGTGCGCCAGATGCGCCCCGGCTCGGAGGTCATCGAGGAGCTGTCCCGGCCCGCGCCCGGCTGCCGTACGCACTTCGTGAGCTTCTGGAGCGACCTCGACCACCTGATGGACCCGCTGGAGACGGCCCGGATCGACCACCCCGACCTGAGGGCGCTGAATGTGCAGGTGACGGGAATCGGCCATCTCGCCCTGCCCGTCCACCCGGCGGTCGCGACCGGCATACGGCAGGCCCTGGACACCCCGGAGACGGCCATGGACGCACCCGCCGACGGCCTCACGGTGGCCTGA
- a CDS encoding M23 family metallopeptidase: MNDRHPSGTMTTPAPASDADSAPYASYGTQEAPYDGFTSYTGYDTAAHDTGHFTADPLFGGYPGDATSMGTGTADSTYGTGQWTTGHPTTVDTGSHQLHDTGGHHTLNYDPYAAQHHAAYDSGVYDTTGWTTGHQQLPLVPPQASGPDTGAQWDAGAWLRPDQSGNPADQTQHWEWGTQTFDTGAYDATQWNSDSGETGTASDECEQPAEVPFDQQATATFETVGHDEQGAGGGLSATGELPAVSEHPLLDDQEETTPAPATRAAARNASRSRRRPPAKRSALLTVAVPSACVMGVAGIAAASVGTLTGGDDKDTTTSASASDAQAVKPSAANNKLDSQLETLSAEADDFADRASRTQERIDLKAQQEAEKKKAAAEAARKERLRPKYALPVAQRGLSAYFGQAGVNWMSQHTGIDFPVSYGTTVMAATDGTVRTQWNSAYGNMMIVTAKDGTETWYCHLSSYRVASGTTVKAGDPIAYSGNSGNSTGPHLHFEVRPAGGSAIDPLPWLRSHGLDPT; encoded by the coding sequence GTGAACGACCGTCACCCGTCGGGGACCATGACCACCCCGGCTCCGGCTTCCGACGCCGACTCCGCGCCCTACGCGTCGTACGGCACCCAGGAAGCCCCGTACGACGGGTTCACCTCGTACACCGGCTACGACACCGCCGCCCACGACACCGGCCACTTCACGGCCGACCCCCTCTTCGGCGGCTACCCCGGCGATGCGACGAGCATGGGCACGGGCACCGCCGACAGCACCTACGGCACCGGGCAGTGGACCACCGGCCACCCCACCACGGTCGACACCGGCAGCCACCAGCTCCACGACACGGGCGGCCACCACACGCTGAACTACGACCCGTACGCGGCCCAGCACCACGCCGCCTACGACTCGGGCGTGTACGACACGACCGGCTGGACCACCGGCCACCAGCAGCTCCCGCTCGTCCCGCCGCAGGCCTCCGGACCCGACACCGGCGCCCAGTGGGACGCCGGCGCCTGGCTGCGGCCGGACCAGTCCGGCAACCCCGCCGACCAGACCCAGCACTGGGAATGGGGCACCCAGACCTTCGACACCGGCGCCTACGACGCCACGCAGTGGAACTCCGACAGCGGTGAGACCGGCACCGCCTCCGACGAGTGCGAGCAGCCTGCCGAGGTCCCCTTCGACCAGCAGGCCACCGCCACCTTCGAGACCGTCGGTCACGACGAACAGGGCGCGGGCGGCGGGTTGTCCGCCACCGGTGAGCTGCCCGCCGTCTCCGAGCACCCCCTCCTGGACGACCAGGAGGAGACGACGCCGGCGCCCGCCACCCGCGCCGCCGCGCGCAACGCGAGCCGTTCCCGCCGCCGTCCGCCCGCGAAGCGCTCCGCGCTGCTGACCGTGGCCGTGCCCTCGGCATGTGTGATGGGGGTCGCCGGGATCGCCGCCGCCTCCGTCGGCACCCTGACCGGCGGGGACGACAAGGACACCACCACCTCCGCCTCCGCCTCGGACGCGCAGGCCGTGAAGCCGTCCGCCGCCAACAACAAGCTGGACTCCCAGCTCGAGACCCTCAGCGCCGAGGCCGACGACTTCGCCGACCGGGCCAGCCGGACGCAGGAGCGCATCGACCTCAAGGCCCAGCAGGAGGCCGAGAAGAAGAAGGCGGCCGCGGAGGCGGCCCGCAAGGAGCGGCTGCGCCCCAAGTACGCCCTCCCGGTCGCCCAGCGCGGGCTCAGCGCCTACTTCGGCCAGGCCGGCGTCAACTGGATGTCCCAGCACACCGGTATCGACTTCCCCGTCTCCTACGGCACCACCGTGATGGCGGCGACCGACGGCACCGTACGGACGCAGTGGAACAGCGCCTACGGCAACATGATGATCGTGACGGCGAAGGACGGCACGGAGACCTGGTACTGCCACCTCTCCAGCTACCGCGTCGCCTCCGGTACGACGGTGAAGGCCGGCGACCCGATCGCGTACTCGGGGAACTCCGGCAACTCCACCGGCCCGCACCTGCACTTCGAGGTCCGGCCGGCCGGCGGTTCGGCGATAGACCCGCTGCCGTGGCTGCGCAGCCACGGGCTGGACCCCACGTAG
- the pcrA gene encoding DNA helicase PcrA: MSSLFDDSFLANLQAPAGHDEEPPPPPEDDHVPEPLPDDLFGGKFDVPPDRDRYYRDGVPRPAIDAAALLEGLNDNQRAAVVHAGTPLLIVAGAGSGKTRVLTHRIAHLLAERGVHPGQILAITFTNKAAGEMKERVEQLVGPRANAMWVMTFHSACVRILRRESKKLGFTSSFSIYDAADSKRLMALVCRDLDLDPKRYPPKSFSAKISNLKNELIDEEDFAAQAADGFEKTLAQAYAMYQSRLREANALDFDDLIMTTVNLLRAFPDVAEHYRRRFRHVLVDEYQDTNHAQYALVRELVGTSEHPVDVPPSEYDVPPAELCVVGDADQSIYAFRGATIRNILQFEEDYPDANTILLEQNYRSTQTILSAANAVIERNESRRPKNLWTNAGAGARITGYVADTEHDEAQFVADEIDRLTDAGDSKAGDVAVFYRTNAQSRVFEEVFIRVGLPYKVVGGVRFYERKEVRDVLAYLRVLANPEDSVPLRRILNVPKRGIGDRAEAMIDALSQREKISFPQALKRVDEAYGMAARSTNAVKRFNVLMEELRTIVESGAGPATILEAVLERTGYLAELQASTDPQDETRIENLQELAAVALEFEQESGEGETAGSLADFLERVALVADSDQIPDEDEEGSGVITLMTLHTAKGLEFPVVFLTGMEDGVFPHMRALGQTKELEEERRLAYVGITRARERLYLTRSSMRSAWGQPSYNPPSRFLEEIPATHVDWKRTGATAPVSSGPVSGVAASLSSSRSRSSAAGASGFATRRGAAEKPVVALAVGDRVTHDQFGLGTVVGVKGTGSNAEATIDFGDSKPKRLLLRYAPVEKL, encoded by the coding sequence ATGAGCAGCCTCTTTGACGACAGCTTCCTGGCGAACCTCCAGGCCCCCGCCGGCCATGACGAGGAACCCCCGCCGCCGCCCGAGGACGATCACGTTCCGGAGCCGCTTCCGGACGATCTGTTCGGCGGGAAGTTCGACGTGCCCCCGGACCGGGACAGGTACTACCGCGACGGCGTCCCCCGCCCCGCCATCGACGCGGCCGCCCTCCTGGAGGGGCTCAACGACAACCAGCGCGCGGCCGTCGTCCACGCCGGCACCCCCCTGCTCATCGTCGCCGGCGCCGGCTCCGGCAAGACCCGCGTGCTCACCCACCGCATCGCCCACCTCCTCGCCGAGCGCGGTGTCCACCCGGGCCAGATCCTCGCGATCACCTTCACCAACAAGGCCGCGGGCGAGATGAAGGAGCGCGTCGAGCAGCTCGTCGGCCCGCGCGCGAACGCGATGTGGGTCATGACCTTCCACAGCGCGTGCGTGCGCATCCTGCGCCGCGAGAGCAAGAAGCTCGGCTTCACGTCGTCGTTCTCGATCTACGACGCCGCCGACTCCAAGCGGCTGATGGCCCTGGTCTGCCGCGATCTGGACCTCGACCCCAAGCGCTACCCGCCGAAGTCCTTCAGCGCCAAGATCAGCAACCTGAAGAACGAGCTGATCGACGAGGAGGACTTCGCCGCCCAGGCCGCCGACGGCTTCGAGAAGACCCTCGCCCAGGCCTACGCGATGTACCAGTCCCGGCTGCGCGAGGCGAACGCCCTCGACTTCGACGACCTGATCATGACGACGGTCAACCTGCTGCGTGCCTTCCCCGACGTCGCCGAGCACTACCGCCGTCGCTTCCGGCATGTCCTCGTCGACGAGTACCAGGACACCAACCACGCCCAGTACGCCCTGGTCCGGGAGCTGGTCGGCACGTCCGAGCACCCGGTCGACGTACCCCCCAGCGAGTACGACGTGCCGCCCGCCGAGCTGTGTGTCGTGGGTGACGCCGACCAGTCGATCTACGCCTTCCGGGGGGCGACGATCCGCAACATCCTCCAGTTCGAGGAGGACTACCCGGACGCGAACACGATCCTGCTCGAGCAGAACTACCGCTCCACACAGACGATCCTGTCCGCCGCCAACGCGGTCATCGAGCGCAACGAGTCCCGGCGTCCCAAGAACCTGTGGACCAACGCGGGCGCGGGCGCGCGCATCACCGGCTATGTCGCCGACACTGAGCACGACGAGGCGCAGTTCGTCGCCGACGAGATAGACCGACTCACCGACGCGGGCGACTCCAAGGCCGGTGACGTCGCGGTCTTCTACCGCACCAACGCCCAGTCCCGTGTCTTCGAAGAGGTCTTCATCCGCGTCGGCCTGCCCTACAAGGTCGTCGGCGGCGTCCGCTTCTACGAGCGCAAGGAGGTCCGGGACGTCCTGGCCTACCTGCGTGTCCTCGCCAACCCGGAGGACTCGGTCCCGCTGCGCCGCATCCTCAACGTCCCCAAGCGCGGCATCGGCGACCGCGCCGAGGCGATGATCGACGCCCTGTCCCAGCGGGAGAAGATCAGCTTCCCGCAGGCGCTCAAGCGGGTCGACGAGGCGTACGGCATGGCCGCGCGGTCGACCAACGCCGTGAAGCGGTTCAACGTGCTCATGGAGGAGCTCCGGACGATCGTCGAGTCCGGCGCGGGCCCCGCCACCATTCTGGAGGCCGTGCTCGAACGCACGGGCTACCTCGCCGAGTTGCAGGCCTCCACCGACCCGCAGGACGAGACCCGAATCGAGAACCTCCAGGAACTCGCCGCCGTGGCCCTGGAGTTCGAGCAGGAGTCCGGTGAGGGCGAGACGGCCGGCTCCCTCGCCGACTTCCTGGAGCGGGTCGCCCTCGTCGCCGACTCCGACCAGATCCCCGACGAGGACGAGGAGGGCTCGGGCGTCATCACCCTGATGACCCTGCACACCGCCAAGGGGCTGGAGTTCCCGGTCGTCTTCCTCACCGGCATGGAGGACGGCGTGTTCCCGCACATGCGCGCCCTCGGTCAGACCAAGGAGCTGGAGGAGGAGCGCCGACTGGCCTACGTCGGCATCACACGCGCGCGGGAGCGGCTCTACCTCACGCGGTCCTCGATGCGCAGCGCCTGGGGGCAGCCGTCGTACAACCCGCCCTCACGGTTCCTTGAGGAGATCCCGGCGACCCATGTGGACTGGAAGCGGACGGGGGCGACGGCGCCCGTGTCCTCCGGTCCGGTCTCCGGCGTGGCGGCTTCCCTGTCCTCGTCCCGCTCGCGCTCCTCGGCCGCGGGCGCCTCGGGCTTCGCGACCCGCCGGGGCGCGGCGGAGAAGCCGGTGGTCGCCCTGGCCGTCGGTGACCGTGTCACCCACGACCAGTTCGGGCTCGGCACGGTCGTGGGAGTGAAGGGCACGGGGTCCAACGCGGAGGCGACCATCGACTTCGGCGACAGCAAGCCCAAGCGGCTGCTGCTGCGGTACGCGCCGGTCGAGAAGCTGTAG
- a CDS encoding C40 family peptidase produces MASQHRKPRFSGSRVAGIRTPALATAALTSVALLSQSANAAPSEDGKPSLEEVEKKVDDLYRQAESATEKYNAAKEKTTKQRKRVDGLLDDVARRTQKLNEAREELGSFAAAQYRTGASAPDTATFLLADSPQDYFDQTQLMNRLTDRQKGAVDDFVTEQSSTLRKRQEAAESLATLTDTQSDLKTAKATVQKKLGGARELLSQLTAQEKARLAAIEEQRQEEAARRAAELARQQAAEQAARQDTGSTSSAPTGSDSSSSTDSSYATKADKALAFARAQIGKPYVWGATGPDSYDCSGLTQAAWKAAGVTLPRTTYDQVNAGTTVSLADARPGDLVFFYDDISHVGIYIGNGMMIHAPKPGAYVREESIYYDGESGIHSVVRPA; encoded by the coding sequence TTGGCGTCGCAGCACCGCAAGCCGCGCTTTTCGGGCTCCCGCGTGGCAGGCATACGCACGCCCGCCCTGGCCACCGCCGCGCTCACGTCCGTGGCCCTGCTCTCCCAGTCGGCGAACGCCGCCCCCTCCGAGGACGGCAAGCCGAGCCTGGAGGAGGTCGAGAAAAAGGTCGACGACCTCTACCGTCAGGCGGAGTCGGCGACCGAGAAGTACAACGCCGCCAAGGAGAAGACCACCAAGCAGCGCAAGCGGGTCGACGGTCTCCTCGACGACGTCGCCCGGCGCACCCAGAAGCTCAACGAGGCGCGGGAGGAGCTCGGTTCCTTCGCCGCAGCCCAGTACCGCACCGGGGCCTCCGCGCCCGACACCGCGACGTTCCTGCTGGCGGACTCCCCGCAGGACTACTTCGACCAGACGCAGCTGATGAACCGGCTGACCGACCGCCAGAAGGGCGCCGTCGACGACTTCGTCACCGAGCAGTCGTCGACCCTGCGGAAGCGGCAGGAGGCCGCCGAGAGCCTCGCGACGCTCACCGACACACAGAGCGACCTGAAGACCGCCAAGGCCACCGTCCAGAAGAAGCTCGGCGGCGCGCGCGAGCTGCTGTCGCAGCTCACGGCCCAGGAGAAGGCGCGGCTGGCGGCGATCGAGGAGCAGAGGCAGGAGGAGGCCGCGCGCAGGGCGGCCGAGCTGGCCCGGCAGCAGGCGGCGGAGCAGGCCGCCCGACAGGACACCGGCAGCACCTCCTCCGCACCGACCGGCTCGGACTCCTCGTCGTCCACGGACTCCTCGTACGCCACCAAGGCCGACAAGGCGCTCGCCTTCGCCCGCGCCCAGATCGGCAAGCCGTACGTCTGGGGAGCGACCGGCCCCGACTCCTACGACTGCTCCGGACTCACCCAGGCCGCCTGGAAGGCCGCCGGCGTCACCCTCCCGCGCACCACCTACGACCAGGTGAACGCCGGCACCACCGTCTCCCTCGCCGACGCCCGACCCGGTGACCTGGTCTTCTTCTACGACGACATCAGCCACGTCGGCATCTACATCGGCAACGGCATGATGATCCACGCCCCGAAGCCGGGCGCCTACGTCCGCGAGGAGTCCATCTACTACGACGGCGAGTCCGGCATCCACAGCGTGGTCCGCCCGGCCTGA
- a CDS encoding tellurite resistance/C4-dicarboxylate transporter family protein, with the protein MSGSSSLRAWWARRPPAAGAVVLATGILSVGLRLAGHEVLFQATLALAGAAWALLASDFVVRLVREPRRWRAEAGTPGGLTAVAATTVLGAGVSALGRQNLAWALLALAAVLWPLLMTDVVRHVTRHLMSHRGRRMHGDVFLCCVATQGLAVLGATLAKAERLDWPAHTALVLFWLGLLLYVFMLALFDWREVTDGAGDQWVAGGALAVSALAGARLTDADHRLHLWNADDRGVLRGMTLALLVLALCWYAVLLAGELLRPRLRYDVRRWATVFPMGMTAVAMLSAAPALVLPRWKGPGEALLWVAVAAWLAVAVAALAAGPLGSVTSRGPR; encoded by the coding sequence ATGTCCGGCTCCTCCTCCCTGCGCGCCTGGTGGGCGCGGCGTCCGCCGGCGGCCGGGGCCGTCGTTCTGGCCACCGGCATCCTGTCGGTCGGACTGCGCCTGGCGGGACACGAGGTGCTGTTCCAGGCCACGCTGGCCCTGGCCGGCGCCGCCTGGGCGCTGCTGGCCTCGGACTTCGTCGTACGGCTGGTGCGGGAGCCCCGGCGCTGGCGGGCGGAGGCCGGCACACCGGGCGGGCTGACCGCCGTGGCCGCCACCACGGTGCTCGGCGCGGGCGTCTCCGCGCTCGGCCGGCAGAACCTCGCCTGGGCGCTGCTGGCGCTGGCGGCCGTGCTGTGGCCGCTGCTGATGACGGATGTCGTACGGCACGTCACCCGACACCTGATGAGCCACCGGGGCCGTCGGATGCACGGGGACGTGTTCCTGTGCTGCGTGGCCACCCAGGGGCTCGCGGTGCTGGGCGCGACCCTGGCGAAGGCCGAGCGGCTCGACTGGCCGGCGCACACCGCGCTCGTGCTGTTCTGGTTGGGCCTGCTGCTCTACGTGTTCATGCTGGCCCTGTTCGACTGGCGAGAGGTGACCGACGGCGCCGGGGACCAGTGGGTGGCCGGCGGGGCGCTCGCCGTCTCGGCGCTCGCGGGCGCGCGGCTCACCGACGCCGATCACCGGCTCCATTTGTGGAACGCCGACGACCGGGGCGTCCTGCGGGGGATGACCCTCGCGCTGCTCGTGCTCGCCCTGTGCTGGTACGCCGTCCTGCTCGCCGGCGAGCTGCTGCGGCCCCGGCTGCGCTACGACGTGCGGCGGTGGGCGACGGTGTTCCCGATGGGGATGACGGCGGTGGCGATGCTGTCCGCGGCCCCCGCCCTCGTCCTCCCGCGCTGGAAGGGGCCCGGGGAGGCGCTGCTGTGGGTCGCGGTCGCGGCCTGGCTGGCGGTCGCCGTCGCGGCCCTGGCCGCCGGGCCCCTCGGGTCCGTCACGTCCAGAGGACCGCGATGA